In one Methylobacterium sp. SyP6R genomic region, the following are encoded:
- a CDS encoding aromatic ring-hydroxylating oxygenase subunit alpha produces MLDVTPTPLQRLLRERRPGYTLPAPFYLSPEIFEADMEVIFGRHWIYVGVEPDVPEAGDVMVVDIGKTSVAIVRDDDNEVRAFHNVCRHRGARLVHDEKSTVGNLVCRYHSWTYDLTGELIHAEHMGPDFKKGCHGLKPVHLRSLEGLLFICLAEEAPSDFDEMAARLGPYIAPHNVRDTKVAFQKDIIEPGNWKLTMENNRECYHCGANHPELTVPLFAYGFGFAPEEMGEHDRAEAERYGCLLKTRHGEWEAEGLPSREIDELDTMVTAFRTERLPLDGEGESHTLDTKAACKKLLGDFTKPKLGGLSVWTQPNSWHHFLGDHIVTFSVLPLDAERSLLRTKWLVHKDAVEGVDYDLANLIGVWEATNDQDSELVGICQQGVASPAYEPGPYSPNTEMLVEKFCNWYVGRMAAHLGR; encoded by the coding sequence ATGCTCGACGTGACGCCGACCCCGCTGCAGCGCCTCCTGCGTGAGCGCCGCCCTGGCTACACCCTGCCGGCCCCGTTCTATCTCAGCCCCGAGATCTTCGAGGCCGACATGGAGGTCATCTTCGGGCGCCACTGGATCTATGTCGGCGTGGAGCCCGACGTGCCGGAGGCCGGCGACGTGATGGTCGTCGATATCGGCAAGACCTCCGTGGCGATCGTGCGCGACGACGACAACGAGGTCCGCGCCTTCCACAACGTCTGCCGCCACCGCGGCGCGCGCCTGGTCCACGACGAGAAGTCGACGGTCGGCAACCTGGTCTGCCGCTACCATTCCTGGACCTACGACCTCACCGGCGAACTGATCCATGCCGAGCATATGGGTCCGGATTTCAAAAAGGGCTGCCACGGCCTGAAGCCCGTGCATCTCCGCTCGCTCGAAGGCCTGCTCTTCATCTGCCTTGCCGAGGAGGCCCCGTCCGACTTCGACGAGATGGCGGCGCGGCTCGGGCCCTACATCGCGCCGCACAACGTGCGCGACACGAAGGTGGCGTTCCAGAAGGACATCATCGAGCCGGGCAACTGGAAGCTCACGATGGAGAACAACCGCGAGTGCTATCATTGCGGGGCCAACCATCCCGAGCTGACCGTGCCGCTCTTCGCCTACGGCTTCGGTTTCGCGCCCGAGGAGATGGGCGAGCACGACCGCGCTGAAGCCGAGCGCTACGGCTGCCTGCTCAAGACCCGTCACGGCGAATGGGAGGCCGAAGGCCTGCCGTCGCGGGAGATCGACGAACTCGACACGATGGTGACGGCGTTCCGCACCGAGCGCCTGCCGCTCGACGGCGAGGGCGAATCCCACACCCTCGACACCAAGGCCGCCTGCAAGAAGCTCCTCGGGGACTTCACCAAGCCTAAGCTCGGCGGCCTCTCGGTCTGGACGCAGCCGAATTCCTGGCACCACTTCCTCGGCGACCACATCGTCACCTTCTCGGTGCTGCCGCTCGATGCCGAGCGCTCGCTCCTGCGCACCAAGTGGCTCGTCCACAAGGATGCGGTCGAGGGCGTCGATTACGACCTCGCCAACCTGATCGGCGTCTGGGAAGCCACCAACGACCAGGACAGCGAACTCGTCGGCATCTGCCAGCAGGGCGTCGCGAGCCCGGCCTACGAGCCCGGCCCGTACTCGCCGAACACCGAGATGCTCGTGGAAAAGTTCTGCAACTGGTATGTCGGCCGCATGGCCGCGCATCTGGGGCGCTAG
- a CDS encoding DUF2252 family protein: MPEIRSYGPEERAAVLERQRTLKMARSAHAYVRGNTLKFYEWLDGLARGTLPEGPPVWICGDCHLGNLGPLADAEGRVDIQIRDLDQTVIGNPTHDLVRLGLSLASAARGSDLPGVVTARMLEEMIRGYAQGLGGVRAGEAPREPEVVHTVRRRALGRHWKHLARERLKDVEPKIPLGRKFWALDEAEREALRDLFDRDDVRRLVLALHGRDGGRGLRLIDAAYWMKGCSSLGFLRYAALVRVEGPHGKDRLALVDLKEAVAPAAPPAPGAEMPEDAAERVVAGARALSPNLGERMLPVHLLGKPVVMRELAPQDLKLDVDQFGREEAVQAARYLATVVGEAHGRQMDEGVRAAWRKEVTRGCDGEAPSWLWSSVVELAGRHEVGYLQHCRRYACDAPAPTIRLVA; the protein is encoded by the coding sequence ATGCCCGAGATCCGAAGCTACGGCCCCGAGGAGCGTGCGGCCGTCCTGGAGCGTCAGCGCACCCTGAAGATGGCGCGCTCGGCGCATGCCTACGTGCGCGGCAACACCCTGAAATTCTACGAGTGGCTCGACGGACTCGCCCGCGGCACCCTGCCGGAGGGTCCGCCGGTCTGGATCTGCGGCGATTGCCACCTCGGCAATCTCGGGCCGCTCGCCGATGCCGAGGGCCGGGTCGACATCCAGATCCGCGACCTCGACCAGACGGTGATCGGCAACCCGACCCACGACCTCGTCCGCCTCGGCCTGTCGCTGGCGAGCGCGGCCCGCGGCTCGGACCTGCCCGGCGTCGTCACCGCCCGGATGCTGGAGGAGATGATCCGCGGTTATGCGCAGGGTCTCGGCGGGGTGCGGGCCGGCGAGGCCCCGCGCGAGCCGGAGGTGGTGCACACCGTGCGGCGCCGGGCGCTCGGCCGGCACTGGAAGCACCTCGCCCGCGAGCGGCTGAAGGATGTCGAGCCCAAGATTCCCCTCGGCCGGAAGTTCTGGGCGCTGGACGAAGCCGAGCGCGAGGCTCTGCGCGACCTGTTCGACCGCGACGACGTGCGCCGCCTCGTGCTCGCCCTGCACGGCCGCGACGGCGGGCGGGGCCTGCGCCTGATCGATGCGGCGTACTGGATGAAGGGGTGCAGCTCGCTCGGCTTCCTGCGCTACGCCGCCCTGGTGCGGGTCGAGGGGCCGCACGGCAAGGACCGGCTGGCGCTCGTCGACCTGAAGGAAGCGGTGGCCCCCGCGGCGCCGCCCGCCCCCGGTGCCGAGATGCCGGAGGACGCCGCCGAGCGCGTCGTCGCCGGCGCCCGGGCGCTGTCGCCGAATCTCGGCGAGCGGATGCTGCCGGTGCATCTCCTCGGCAAGCCGGTGGTGATGCGCGAGCTCGCCCCCCAGGACCTGAAGCTCGATGTCGACCAGTTCGGTCGCGAGGAGGCGGTGCAGGCCGCCCGTTACCTCGCCACCGTGGTCGGCGAGGCCCATGGGCGGCAGATGGACGAGGGCGTCCGTGCCGCGTGGCGCAAGGAGGTCACCCGGGGTTGCGACGGGGAGGCACCGTCCTGGCTGTGGTCGAGCGTGGTCGAACTCGCCGGCCGCCACGAGGTCGGCTACCTCCAGCATTGCCGCCGTTACGCCTGCGACGCACCGGCACCCACCATCCGCCTGGTGGCGTGA